From Malus sylvestris chromosome 1, drMalSylv7.2, whole genome shotgun sequence:
TTGAAGAATTAGGGCTTGTCTTGTGTACGGAGGCGAGCCTTGCAGCCGGTGAGAGGCCGTCGGCGGAGGAGGAGGGCGGAGAGGTGGAAGGGCCGGTGAGGCGTTGGACTAAGGACATAAACTCGTTTTCTGTGGCGTGGATAACTTTGGGAGAGACTGAGTAGATCACCACCGGCTGTGGAGGTGGATGGGGATGCTGGGTGTATGCTGGGTGTGGATGTGGGTGGGGGTGTGGCGGTGGCTTCTTGATCTTGACGGAGTCCTTGTTGACTCTGAGAGGGGAAGGGCGTGGACCTTGGAGTTGTACCTCCTTTTTGGGTGTTGGAGGAGGCCTTGCTGGTGGCGCTGGGTTcatattttctctctcttcttcaatTCTGTGGGAGTATGAAttttggagagggagagagcaaCTGGCGGAGTGGGTTGGGCTGAATAATCAATGACTGTAGGGCAGCTAAATCTAATTAATAGGAACGAAGACAATTCTTTCGTTTTGTGTTTTTTCCAATGACTTGGCCTGCACTGCACTATTGACCATGGGTAGCTAGCCACAGGTGTTGACTGGGAATTGAATAAATTATTCTTTTATGTCCCATACACATAAGTCAAAATCATGTgtttacaagttttttttttttaggagaaTGGATTAtctcatttctttcttttttttctctcccctTCCTTCTCcacctatttgaacggtcatgaTTAAATCATGTCAAcagtttatattaattttttttataaaaagagaaagacaaaatagagaTTATGAGAGGAGGAGATGGAAAAAGGAGGAGAGATCATCCTAGTCATTTTTTATAATCCACTTGGTGCTATTGTTTAATTTAGAGGGAAACGTTTTATATTCGACTCCTCTGTAGATGAAGAATTCAATATATGATTAACATGGTTAATGATAGGAagacaaaaattttaaatcaaatttccaaaccaaatgatgtggttgtagatTATTTACTACAAAATTCAATCTTAACTAAATCTCAAAATCAACTATTTTATTGTTCATAAGCACAGTTTACTTCACCCCCTGCTTAATTTCTATTATTCGGATATTATCATGTTTGATAAATCAATGTGAATTTGGATCCACCATTTTTCTGGGGCACTGTTGTAAGAttccacatc
This genomic window contains:
- the LOC126629494 gene encoding protein MKS1-like; translation: MNPAPPARPPPTPKKEVQLQGPRPSPLRVNKDSVKIKKPPPHPHPHPHPAYTQHPHPPPQPVVIYSVSPKVIHATENEFMSLVQRLTGPSTSPPSSSADGLSPAARLASVHKTSPNSSTSDYNKVVAGAATTSTSIDDDFMTSIFNNLEAQGGGGGGGSVQLDEMGQFPGILSPAPASLPAVPSGLFSHQHQHDVISSPMFNNWMGMANSPGPASALVSPSPCSWDLFNHFLHYV